The DNA window TCATGAACATCTCCTTGCCCCTTGATCGTAACCGCCTGGCTGGTCTCGTTGTGCTGGCAGGCTGTCTTTTTCCAGGCTGCCAGCCGCAGACGGCGACCAATCCTGCGGCGGAACCATCGGCCAGCGTCGCCCCGCCCGCCGCAGCGGCCCCTGGGGAAGAACGATGGGAAGCATTGTTCATGAACGACAGCAAAGTCGGCTACAACCATCTCACCGTCCAAACGTTGACGCGCGATGGGCAGCCGCTGCTGCGTTACCAGGCCGACTGCGAAATGCGCCTTGTCCGTTTTCGCCAGGCGACCCTCCAGCAGGTTTCTTATTCCTGCCTGGAAACAAAGGACGGCCAGCTGCTGGAATTTGAAACGACCCTCAAATCGGGAGAGCAGCCTACCATCACCCAGGGAGTCGTGAAGAACGGCCAGCTGGAGATCGTGACCCGATCCGCCGGCGCGGCGGCGGGCCAGACCAACACGTTGCCCTGGAAGTCCGAATGGCTCGGCTGTTTTGCCGACCAGGTTTCGCTCCAGAAAAAGCCGATGCAGCCGGGAGAAAAACGCAGCTTCCACATGCTGCTTCCCATTTTCAACCAGCTTGTCGAGGTGCAACTGACGGCCGACAAAGTCGAATCCACCTTTGTGCTGTCGGAACGGCAGGACCTGCTCCGCATTGAGACCATTTCCAAATTCCAAGGCGGCGAATTGCGCATGATCCACTGGGCCGACGAACAGGGCGTCGTGCATAAAACGTGGGTGCCCGGCATGAATCAAACGTCGTACCTGTCGACCAAGGCCTTTTGCCTGGCGCCGAGCGAAGCAGTCGACTTTGACCTGGGGCTCGATGCGGTGGTGAAGGTCGATGAGAAAATCGCGAACCCGCACGCCACCAATCGGATCGTTTATCAGGCCCGGCTGAAGTACGAAGACCCAGCCGAGGTGTTCGTCTCCGGCGGCACGCAGATCGTGGAGCCGATCGACGAGCACACCGCCCAGATCACCGTGCGCGCGGCCCGCTATCCCTTCCCCGACCTGGGAGAGCAGACGCCGCCCACGCCGGAGGACCTGGCGCCCAACAGCGTGATTCAAAGCGATGATCCCCGCGTGCTGAAGCTGGCCGGACAGGTCGCGCCCGAGGAGACCGACCCCTGGCTGACCGCGGTCGCGCTGGAGAGCTCCGTCAAAAAGCTGATTACGAAAAAGAATTTTAAACAGGCCTTCGCCACCGCCGCGGAGGTCGCCGAAAACGGCGAAGGCGACTGCACCGAACACGCGGTGCTGCTGGCGGCCCTGTGCCGGGCCCGCCAGATTCCCGCCAGGGTGGCGATGGGACTGATTTTCCT is part of the Lignipirellula cremea genome and encodes:
- a CDS encoding transglutaminase-like domain-containing protein, which produces MNDSKVGYNHLTVQTLTRDGQPLLRYQADCEMRLVRFRQATLQQVSYSCLETKDGQLLEFETTLKSGEQPTITQGVVKNGQLEIVTRSAGAAAGQTNTLPWKSEWLGCFADQVSLQKKPMQPGEKRSFHMLLPIFNQLVEVQLTADKVESTFVLSERQDLLRIETISKFQGGELRMIHWADEQGVVHKTWVPGMNQTSYLSTKAFCLAPSEAVDFDLGLDAVVKVDEKIANPHATNRIVYQARLKYEDPAEVFVSGGTQIVEPIDEHTAQITVRAARYPFPDLGEQTPPTPEDLAPNSVIQSDDPRVLKLAGQVAPEETDPWLTAVALESSVKKLITKKNFKQAFATAAEVAENGEGDCTEHAVLLAALCRARQIPARVAMGLIFLPDAQGFAYHMWTEVWVHEQWVPLDATLGQGGIGAAHIKIAHASLNGSGAYAAFLPVVRVLGQLELEIKEVEQVTPQGR